The Paenibacillus sp. G2S3 region GGCGGTAAATCACCAACGGATGGTAATGAAGCAGAAGAGGATATTTATCTGCTGGCGTATGTTCAAAGTCCCACTTCTGCTTCGTCAGAAATGTATCATCCTGAGCATAGATGCCAAGCCCCTCATCAAAAGGAATATACATCTTCTCCGCGGCCATTAGCCAATCACTAGGTTCTTCTTCAGTTAGCCCAATCTTGCGCTTCAGGCGTTCAAAATGCTCCGGATACTGCTTGCCGAACAGTATGGCTATCTCATGTGCATAAAAGAGTTGATCTCGTACCATAAGATTGGTGTACGCGTTATTGTTAACGATAGCTGTATACTCATCGGGACCCGTTACCGCGTCAATACAGAACGCTCCCTCCCTAGCCGGATTGAAATGACCCAGATCTACCCAAAAGCGCGAGGTCTCGAATAGCATTTCCGCTCCCTTCTGGACCAGAAACTCATAATCGCCAGTAGCCCGCACATACTGTTTAATGGCATAGGCAATATCCGCGTTAATATGCATTTGTGCCGTTCCTGCCGGAAAATAGGAGGAGTTCTCAGCCCCATCTATGGTGCGCCAAGGATATAGCGCTCCCTTCTGAGACATTACCGCTGCTCGCTCCCTCGCCTTATCTAACGTGGCATAACGAAACTCGAGCAGCTTCCGGCTAATTTCCGGCTGTGTAAACGTAAAGAAGGGTATCATGTACATCTCGGTATCCCAGAAATAGTGACCTTCGTATCCTTCACCCGTCAGGCCTTTGGCTCCGATGTTCGTAACCCCGTCACGTCCTACGGATTGCAGCAATTGAAAAGCATTAAAGCGAATACCCTGTTGAAGCGCAGGATCGCCCTGAATCTCCACATCGGTATGTGCCCAGAAATGATCCAAATAAGCCCGTTGTTCATAAACAAGAGCTTCAAATCCACTATTCTCCGCTAAATGCAGCACTTCCAAGCACTTACTTAACAGCTCGTCTTCTATGTAATCCTTAGAGGTGTGATACGAAATGTATTTGGTCAGGGAGATCCTTTCCCCCATAGCCACTGGAACAACCCATTGCATAGATAATCGCTGGCCCTCTAGCTGCACGAGTCTTTCATATCCAGAGCTACTGTCCAGACTGTGGCTTATCCCTGTTAAAAGAGCAAACTGGGTATGCCGTGTCCGCTGCTTCATCCACAAAAAGGACTGCTCCAGTTCATGACCGGTATCCACGAGCAGCAAACTGGGTTCCTTACTCCCCGAACCAAGCCGGGGGTCATCCGTCACCCCCGGCCTTTGAATCTCACCATCAATCGATGAAGTGAATGTTAGGTGCCCCTCAAAATTCAATGCCTTGACCTCGTAATCTATGGCCGCTAAATGTTTATGCTGCAAGGCCACCATCCGCCGAATGCTCACCTGTACCCTGTGTCCGGCAGGAGATTCCCATTCTACCTGCCGATGCAAGATTCCATTTCGCATATCCAGCTTCCGTTCATAACGATGCACTTTTCCACTATTTAGCTGAAAGGTATGACCCTCAATGCTCAGCTCAATAATCTTGGCATCTGTTACGTTCAGCATTGCTTGATTGCGGGAAGGATACCCATAAGCTCCCTCTGGGTACACAATAGGCTCGGAATCAAAGAATCCATTCAAATAGTTCCCTGTTACAGATGAGCCGGAGTGGCCATGGTAACCTTCCTCGAAATTACCGCGCATGCCAATATATCCATTACCAAGCGCAAATACACTCTCGCTTCTTTGATTGTTCTCTTCATCATAATTTTCCTCATCTAGACTCCACTCCCGGTAAGGATATACTGCAGCCGGATGTACGTATGGTTTCATCTTCATCTCTCTAAGCTCCCCCTGACACAGTTTTGTTCAATTAGCTATACTTGTTCCTACAATGCTAACATCAGCCTTTTATCGACCCACCCATAAGCCCTCTGACGAAATACTTTTGTAGCAGGAAAAAAATAGCGAGCGGCATCAGCATGGAGATAAAGGCAGCCGAGGTGAGTAAATGCCAATCGTTGCCTCGTGAGCCTACTAAATCGGCAATTTTCATCGACATGACCTGCACAGACGGTTGATTGCCGATAAAGATCAGCGAGACTAAATAATCATTCCACACCCATAGGAATTGAAAGATTCCGATAGAAGCCAGTGCGGGCACAGATAACGGTAGAATCAGCCTGCTGAAAATAGTGAAATGACTCGCCCCATCCATAAAAGCCGACTCGAACAAATCCTTAGGCAGCTGACTGATAAAGTTATACATAAAGTACGTAACTAGCGGTAATCCAAAGGCCGTATGCGCCAGCCAAATGCCCAAGTAGCTTCCGTTCAATCCAAGAGCCGTATAATCTTTAAGCACTGGAATAAGTGCTACTTGGATTGGAATAACGAGCATAGCGATAATGATGACAAAGAGTGTTCGGCGCCCAGGAAAACGCAGCCAAGCAAAAGCATAGGCGGCAAAAGAAGCAATCAACACCGGAATAACCGTTGCTGGAACTGCAATCGTCAATGTATTCCAGAAGGCTTGCGACAATCCGGTACCTTTTTGCACCGTTTCACTGCCATCGGCTTGCTTGAGCTTGTATTCCTTACCCGAGAGCACGTTATTGTAGTTATCCAATGTGAGATCCGGTGTCATTTTCCAGCCTTGTTCCTGTTGATTTATCGTACGCGCTCTACGGTTCTCCCACATCAAACGACTGCCATCGGCCTTCACGCCTGCCTTCAGCTGATCATCTGAATAGGTTTTACCGTTCACCTCAATCGGCTCCCGCAGATCCACGTCCTTCGATAGCTGAATGGTCTCTCCAGCCTTCCACTCCTGATGGGGAAAAGCTTTCCACCACCCAGTCTGCAGAATATCGGCAGCCGGACGAAAGGAGGACATGAACAGTCCAAGGGTCGGAAGCAGCCAAATGAAACAAATCACACCCAGCACGATATTAACAATCGTCTTGCTGCCTTTTCTCTTCTTTTTCCCGGCCATTAGAATCCCCCTTGCTTACGGAACTGACGTAGATTGATTATGATCACAGGCAATACTGCAATCAGCAGAACAATGGCTAATGTAGAGCCGTAACCGAAATTTCGGTACATAAAGAACTGCCGGTAAAACTGTGTGGCCACTACCTCTGTATCGTATTGACCTCCTGTCATGACCATGACGACGTCAAATATTTTCAGCGTAAAGACGATAATGGTCGTTGTCACAGTCAGAATGGTTGCTGAAATGTAAGGGATCATGATTCCAAAAAATATTTTCACCTCATTAGCACCATCCACCCGTGCGGCTTCCAAAATGTCGTCAGGAACTCCCTTGATGGCTGCCGAGAATATCACCATCGCAAATCCGGTCTGCATCCAAATCAGAATGATGATGAGGAAAAAGTTATTCCACGGCTGAAGCATACTCGTCCATGCCTGTGGTTCTCCCCCAAAATAAGTAACGATGGCGTTCAATAGTCCAATTTGTTCATCACCGGGTTGATAGTAATATACAAATTTCCAAATGACCCCTGCTGCGACAAAGGAAATGGCCATCGGCATAAAAATGATCGATTTGGCGATTTTCTCATAGCTGCTGCGATCGGCAAGAATTGCGATTAAGAGCCCGAATGCCACACAAGCCAGCGTACCCACAAATACCCAAAGTAAATTGTTACGCAATGCCGTTGCCATCAGATGATCGCTAAAGATAGCCGCATAATTGCTCAGACCTACAAATTTCTCTGAAGAAGCATTAAAAAAGCTCAAATACAGTGTTCGTAGCGCAGGCAGGACAAGTAACCAGCCCAAAAGTATCACTGCCGGACCAATAAAGATATATGGCAGCACCTTGCGCCGGATATGATCCGGGTACTGTTCAACCGCCCATGTAAGCGTATAGTAAATCAGATAAACTCCTAGAACCCCCCAGAGAACAGCCAGTACCGCTGTTAGCAGCGGATTTAATGTGGAATCCCGGAAGAACAGAAAGATTGCGCCGTTAACAACAACATTGGCTAACAACACTACTAAGGACAGCAATACCGCCTTCAGGCTAACGGATTGCCTTGCCTGTGGTTGTGCCTGCATTTGTGGTTGTGGTTGTGGCTGTGATTGTGCACCCATATTAGCTCCAGCTCCTCCTATACTCGCGCTTTGGAAAACAAAAAGAGGGGCAGAGAACCTTCAAATCTCGCTGCCCCTCTTTTAACTGTGTGCTTTTGAATATTAGGTTAGTTGTTCCAGCCAGACTGGATTTGCTCTAACGCCTGATCCAGCGTCGCTGTACCACTCACGTAGTCGGTCATACCCTTCCAGAAGGTCCCTGCACCCACTTTGCCCGGCATCAGGTCTGAGCCATCAAAGCGGAGTGTGGAAGCATCTTGAACCAACTTCGCCATACGGCGGTCGGATTCAGAAGTGTACCAGTCAAGGGAGGCATCATTCATTGGAGCAATTACGCCGCCAGACTGTACCCAGCTCTTAATGGACTCACCAGTCGTGAAGAATTCCATAACTGCACGAACTTCAGGACGATCGTTAAACATAGCGTAGATATCGCCAGCAACTAGCACTGGTTTGCCATATTGAGGATCAATAGGCGGCAGGTAGAACCAATCATAATCTACGTCAACCTTTGCCGTTTCAGGGAAGAAGCTTGTAATAAAGTTGCCGAGCATATTAAACCATGCTTTAGGAGGATTATTGAACATTGGCGCTGGAGCATCCCCGAACGATGTCGTCACAATGGATTTAGCACCACCGTAAACATAATCCTTGTTGAGCCAGATTTTGGACATAACTTCTACTGCATTCTTCACTTCTGGAGAGGTAAATGGCAGCTCACCCTTTACCCATTTATCGTAGTTCTCAGGTGTAGTTGTGCGCAGCATTATATTTTCTACCCAGTCTGTTGCTGGCCAGCCTGTTGCAGCACCACTCTCGATTCCAATAGCCCAAGCAGGATCACCGTCTTTAGCAATTTGTTCTGTCAGAGCCATCATCTCATCCCATGTCTCAGGAACCTTGTAGCCTGCTTCATCAAATTGCTTCTTTGGATACCAGACCAAGCTCTTTACGTTACTGCGGTTCCAGATCCCCGCCATGATCTTGCCGTCTTTCCCATCCATGTTAGACATATCGAGCCAGCTCTTGTTGTAATTAGCCGTCAATTTAGCTTGATCCAGCACATTAGTTAAATCGATAACCTTGCCAGTCTTAGCAATGGAGGCTAGCAGTCCCGGCTGCGGGAAGTCAGCGATATCCGGAGCATTTCCCCCATCTACTCGAATGTTTATCGTAGCTTCGAACTCTTTTGAGCCCTCGTATTGAATATCAATTCCTGTCTTCTCTTCAAACTCTTTAATACTATTCTCAAATTTCACTTGGTCCGCATCTACAAAGGGGCCGAACATCGTTACTTTAGTTCCTTTATAGTCCCCTTTCATAGCTAGCTCTAGCGGAGACCCCGCAGGCTCGGTACTAGGAGCAGCTGTAGCTTCCGCGGTGTTATCTGCTGTTGGGCTGGCAGTTGCTGCAGGTGGATCTGTAGTTGCTGCATTGTTGCTATTACCTCCGCCACATGCACTCAGCATCATAGTGAAGGATAAACACAGTACTAAAGCCAATGACTTTTTACGTCCTGAGGTTTTCTTCATCTTTTGTACATCCCCTTTAATGGTTTTAGAGATTGCTTCTGACTCAATCATCCGGTACCCTGGCATGTATAAGCAGCTTGTAGCAGACCACCTCCTTGCAAAGCTTTTCAAGATCAAAGGATCTATCCTAAAAAAGAATCGAATCACAAGTTCCACTTAATTGCAGCGCTTACATTTGTTATAGTATCACATAAAGTAAGCGTTTCCAATCCATATTTAAAATGTTTTGGTAAAAATTATTATTATTGTCCAAGCAAATATTCAAATGTTAATTAAGAAGCGTGTACGATTCTGAAAAGCTTTTCAGAAGGTGGTACAAAAGTGAACTACCCTTACTTCTCCCGTGTAGATTCCCGCACAATCAGCTTATGCTCCATCTTCTCATTCAATACCTGCACTTCTCCTGTTGTAAGCAATTCATGCAGCTTCTCGGCTGCACGATACCCTAACTCGTAAATTGGCTGTGCAATCGTAGTTAGCTTCGGGATGAACATACTCGACATCCTTAGATTATCAAACCCAACCACGGATACCTGACCCGGAACAAGAATATTACGATCCTTCAGATAAGAAATCGTCCCCATCGCGAATTCATCAGCAACACAGAAAACAGCAGTTAGCTCAGGGTAATCGGTAAATAGTTCATGTGCAGCTTGATAAGCATGTTCAAACCGATGACTAGCATATTTGCTCTTCTCAATATTCTGCTGTAACCCCGACTCTGTTAGTGCTCTTACAAATCCCTCATAACGTGGTGGTCCTGATACGGAATTATCATGGTTAAAACCAATCATACCAATGTCTTTATGACCTAAATCAATTAGGAACTTTACCGCATCATAGGCAGCCGCTTCATCATCCACCTCCACACTTGGAATGTCGAATTGATCGGAATGCGAGGACACTAGTACAAATGGAATTCTACAACCTTCCAATTTGTCATGATATTCAGGGTAAAGAAAATCACTGGCGAATACAATGCCATCCACCTGTTTCTCATGGAAGTTATCAATATAGGACAGTAGTCGTTCTTTGTCGCGGTCCGTATTGCAGATCATTAAACTGTACCCAAGCTTGATGCAAGCATCCTGCATCCCCCGAATCACCCCTGCGAAATACAGGTTCTCAATATCCGGAATAAGCAGACCCAGTGTAAAGGACTTCTTGTAAATCAGACCACGTGCAAATGAATTAGGTTGATACCGCAATCGTTCTACAGCCTCCATCACTCGATTCCGTTTGCTCTCCACTACCGAATTCGGTGCATTCATAACACGTGATACTGTGCTAATCGACACCTCGGCCATTCTGGCAACATCTCTTATGGTTGGCTTCATAATGATAACTTCCTTTTTTAGGGAACTTTTCGAAGTGATTATAGCAAGCCCGATGGGAAATAACAATAGAATTTTTGAAGCGCTTACATTATTTTTAAAAATTCATCTTCTCCTCCTCTTTCTTCACTTGGAAGACTGACAGCTTACTTAAAGTGTGTATATAGTTTTATTACATGGTATACTAGCCGAGTAGCGATATTCGTAGCTACAAATACTGCTCTATGAGCATAGAGCATTTATTATAGGAGGGATAACATTGAAACAACCTCGTGACATTCGATTCTCCGTACTGGACCTGGCTTCTATTGTGGAAGGAGGGACCGCGGCAGACTCTTTTCATAACTCTCTAGATTTAGCGCGGCACACTGAGAAGTGGGGCTATCATCGGTATTGGTTCGCTGAACATCATAATATGATCGGCGTTGCCAGCTCTGCTACCTCACTTTTGATCGGACATATTGCTGGTGGAACCCAAAGTATACGTGTTGGCTCTGGTGGCATTATGCTATCCAACCACGCACCACTTGTTATTGCCGAACAATTCGGGACACTCGAATCACTATATCCGGGACGGATCGATCTTGGACTGGGCAGAGCACCGGGATCTGATCAACCAGCTTCCCGTGCACTGCGTCGCGGCCTCGGAAGCGATGGCAGTGAATTCCCTGAGCAGCTAAGTGAGCTAAGAGCTTACTTCGACCCTGCGGGAGCAGGATCGCGCCCAGCTGGAGTGCGCGCGGTTCCTGGGGAAGGCTTAAATGTTCCTATCTGGCTTTTAGGCTCCAGCGGCTTTAGTGCTGAGCTAGCAGCCAAGCTTGGTTTGCCTTTTGCCTTTGCCAGCCATTTTGCACCTGAGTATTTACTTCAGGCGCTGCACATATATCACAGTAATTTCCGTCCATCAGAAGTACTAGATAAACCTTATGTTATGGTCGGACTCGGGGTTACAGCAGCCGATACCGTAGATGAGGCCAGAAAGCTAGCTACCTCACAGCAGCAGCAGTTCCTCAATATCATCCGTGGGCGTACAGGCAAGCTACAACCGCCTGTTGAAAGTATGGATGGGCTATGGACAGTACAAGAAAAAGCAATCATGCTCGATAAGCAGCGTTATTCTTTCTCTGGCGATAAAGCAGCGATTAAAGAACGACTTCAAGACATTCTGAAAGAGACACAAGCAGATGAATTGATTATCTCCGCAGGGATTTATGATCATGAAGCTCGTCTTCGTTCCTATGAAATTGTAGCTGAGGTTATGAAAGAACTGTAAGATTGTAATCTTAACGAGGCAAGACGATATCTGACTACAGGGAATTCTCCCGTTTCAGATATACGTCTTGTCTTTTTTTATTTGTTTTCGAAATCGTTCTTAATAAAACACTACCAAGATATAAAAAATCTTAAAAATAAAGAGATATAGAGAGAAATCAACAGATAAATAGATCTGAGACTTATTATTTAACCAAATATGATGGAATTAGTAGTAATATATCATTTTTCTTTGGATATTATTTTGATTATACTTTATATATTCGCTATAACGAACGTTTTCTATTTTATTAACGCCGTCCTCTCCTTTCGTTCTTCTGGAGATTTCGGCGTAGATGCAGCGAAGTAGTACCTTGCGAAACTACTTATTTCGACAATGTAAGATGGAATAATCGATTTGAACGGAGAATTTTGCCGGAAGCCCGCACATTTTGTTCGCCAACAGCTAATTGGGCTCAGGAGAGAGGAGCGAGGAAAGTGAAGAAGAAATATCGCTCGGCCTTCATTGCTGCTTATGCTCTGATTATTCTAGTAGGAGTAATATGGCAGGCTGGAGGGGTAAGCGCTCAGGATACCATTAAGCTTACTGTGAATTCTCATAGCACGAGTACAGCCACCATGAACAATATGAAGCCTGGTGACGAAATGAGCTCAGAGTACACGATTATTAATGATGGCACAGAAGGCTTTGATTACTTTGTGGACTTTAAATTCATCTCTGGAGACGTAGAGTTGTACAATATCCTCCAAATGACACTCGAAAAAGAGGGAGTAATCATCTATTCGGGAGTAATGAGTGAGGCAGCTGGCAGAGTGACTATCGGTTCACTTGCTGGAGGTGAGCAGAGTGTCATCCACATGGATGTAACTTTCCCATGGGAAGCCGGCAACGAATACCAAGGGAAGGCCACAACCGTAGCTTTTGAATTCTCCGCTTCCGGAGAACCAGGTCCATCCGCCGAGCCTACTTCAACACCAACGCCAACAGCGACGGTTGCACCTACACCTGATCCATCACCTACAGCTACAGCTACAGCTACAGCTACAGCTACAGCTACAACTGAACCGACCACAACACCTACTGAAACACCATCAGCTACACCTGAAGCTTCACCGACACCTACAGTTGCACCAACCACAACACCTACAGATTCACCAACGACTACTGCTTCGCCAACTACGACACCTACGGATTCACCACCAGCTACAACTTCACCTACAGCTATCGTGACACCAGGTCAATCGGCGCAACCAACACCATCGCCGACACCTACGGATTCACCACCTGCAGTAGATGAAATTAGCGTTACTGAAGAACCGATCCCAATGGGCGGAAGCGGTAATGAGTCTACACCTACAGCGTCACCAGGTGCTGGTAGCCAAACCACCAATGCAACACCTCAGCCAAGCGATGAAGTATCGTT contains the following coding sequences:
- the pgmB gene encoding beta-phosphoglucomutase, which translates into the protein MKMKPYVHPAAVYPYREWSLDEENYDEENNQRSESVFALGNGYIGMRGNFEEGYHGHSGSSVTGNYLNGFFDSEPIVYPEGAYGYPSRNQAMLNVTDAKIIELSIEGHTFQLNSGKVHRYERKLDMRNGILHRQVEWESPAGHRVQVSIRRMVALQHKHLAAIDYEVKALNFEGHLTFTSSIDGEIQRPGVTDDPRLGSGSKEPSLLLVDTGHELEQSFLWMKQRTRHTQFALLTGISHSLDSSSGYERLVQLEGQRLSMQWVVPVAMGERISLTKYISYHTSKDYIEDELLSKCLEVLHLAENSGFEALVYEQRAYLDHFWAHTDVEIQGDPALQQGIRFNAFQLLQSVGRDGVTNIGAKGLTGEGYEGHYFWDTEMYMIPFFTFTQPEISRKLLEFRYATLDKARERAAVMSQKGALYPWRTIDGAENSSYFPAGTAQMHINADIAYAIKQYVRATGDYEFLVQKGAEMLFETSRFWVDLGHFNPAREGAFCIDAVTGPDEYTAIVNNNAYTNLMVRDQLFYAHEIAILFGKQYPEHFERLKRKIGLTEEEPSDWLMAAEKMYIPFDEGLGIYAQDDTFLTKQKWDFEHTPADKYPLLLHYHPLVIYRHQVLKQADLVMAMFLLGDQFSLADKIRNYNYYEPLTTHDSSLSPCIHSIISAEIGDLTGAYAYFDRTVRMDLDDINRNVKDGLHTAAMAGSWLSIVNGFGGMRLCGGMLSFNPALPAQWDSYRFKITSGGQLLDIYVDNKVVIYTLLVGEEIEILHKGSLVQLTAKKSLSLSNVKQLEAVVFELDGIITDSGEHHYLAWKALADELAICFDREKHKRLKGHSRMECLEILLEGSGLNLPQPVKGMLCNKKNEKYKELIQQMTPDDLHPGIHRLLTALKKKRIPVGLASVNENAMLILERLKIGRLFQAIVDPKSIRMGKPDPEIYLQVTEMLGISPDCCVGIEDTEVGIAAIKAAGMRSVGAGSPSLKESAELWVPSTAELHIEKLEQLFE
- a CDS encoding carbohydrate ABC transporter permease, translated to MAGKKKRKGSKTIVNIVLGVICFIWLLPTLGLFMSSFRPAADILQTGWWKAFPHQEWKAGETIQLSKDVDLREPIEVNGKTYSDDQLKAGVKADGSRLMWENRRARTINQQEQGWKMTPDLTLDNYNNVLSGKEYKLKQADGSETVQKGTGLSQAFWNTLTIAVPATVIPVLIASFAAYAFAWLRFPGRRTLFVIIIAMLVIPIQVALIPVLKDYTALGLNGSYLGIWLAHTAFGLPLVTYFMYNFISQLPKDLFESAFMDGASHFTIFSRLILPLSVPALASIGIFQFLWVWNDYLVSLIFIGNQPSVQVMSMKIADLVGSRGNDWHLLTSAAFISMLMPLAIFFLLQKYFVRGLMGGSIKG
- a CDS encoding sugar ABC transporter permease, which gives rise to MQAQPQARQSVSLKAVLLSLVVLLANVVVNGAIFLFFRDSTLNPLLTAVLAVLWGVLGVYLIYYTLTWAVEQYPDHIRRKVLPYIFIGPAVILLGWLLVLPALRTLYLSFFNASSEKFVGLSNYAAIFSDHLMATALRNNLLWVFVGTLACVAFGLLIAILADRSSYEKIAKSIIFMPMAISFVAAGVIWKFVYYYQPGDEQIGLLNAIVTYFGGEPQAWTSMLQPWNNFFLIIILIWMQTGFAMVIFSAAIKGVPDDILEAARVDGANEVKIFFGIMIPYISATILTVTTTIIVFTLKIFDVVMVMTGGQYDTEVVATQFYRQFFMYRNFGYGSTLAIVLLIAVLPVIIINLRQFRKQGGF
- a CDS encoding ABC transporter substrate-binding protein; translated protein: MKKTSGRKKSLALVLCLSFTMMLSACGGGNSNNAATTDPPAATASPTADNTAEATAAPSTEPAGSPLELAMKGDYKGTKVTMFGPFVDADQVKFENSIKEFEEKTGIDIQYEGSKEFEATINIRVDGGNAPDIADFPQPGLLASIAKTGKVIDLTNVLDQAKLTANYNKSWLDMSNMDGKDGKIMAGIWNRSNVKSLVWYPKKQFDEAGYKVPETWDEMMALTEQIAKDGDPAWAIGIESGAATGWPATDWVENIMLRTTTPENYDKWVKGELPFTSPEVKNAVEVMSKIWLNKDYVYGGAKSIVTTSFGDAPAPMFNNPPKAWFNMLGNFITSFFPETAKVDVDYDWFYLPPIDPQYGKPVLVAGDIYAMFNDRPEVRAVMEFFTTGESIKSWVQSGGVIAPMNDASLDWYTSESDRRMAKLVQDASTLRFDGSDLMPGKVGAGTFWKGMTDYVSGTATLDQALEQIQSGWNN
- a CDS encoding LacI family DNA-binding transcriptional regulator codes for the protein MKPTIRDVARMAEVSISTVSRVMNAPNSVVESKRNRVMEAVERLRYQPNSFARGLIYKKSFTLGLLIPDIENLYFAGVIRGMQDACIKLGYSLMICNTDRDKERLLSYIDNFHEKQVDGIVFASDFLYPEYHDKLEGCRIPFVLVSSHSDQFDIPSVEVDDEAAAYDAVKFLIDLGHKDIGMIGFNHDNSVSGPPRYEGFVRALTESGLQQNIEKSKYASHRFEHAYQAAHELFTDYPELTAVFCVADEFAMGTISYLKDRNILVPGQVSVVGFDNLRMSSMFIPKLTTIAQPIYELGYRAAEKLHELLTTGEVQVLNEKMEHKLIVRESTREK
- a CDS encoding LLM class flavin-dependent oxidoreductase is translated as MKQPRDIRFSVLDLASIVEGGTAADSFHNSLDLARHTEKWGYHRYWFAEHHNMIGVASSATSLLIGHIAGGTQSIRVGSGGIMLSNHAPLVIAEQFGTLESLYPGRIDLGLGRAPGSDQPASRALRRGLGSDGSEFPEQLSELRAYFDPAGAGSRPAGVRAVPGEGLNVPIWLLGSSGFSAELAAKLGLPFAFASHFAPEYLLQALHIYHSNFRPSEVLDKPYVMVGLGVTAADTVDEARKLATSQQQQFLNIIRGRTGKLQPPVESMDGLWTVQEKAIMLDKQRYSFSGDKAAIKERLQDILKETQADELIISAGIYDHEARLRSYEIVAEVMKEL